DNA from Roseimicrobium sp. ORNL1:
CCGCTCAACCTGACCATCCGCAACAACCTGGCGGTGGCCCTTTCGTCACAAGGAAAGACGAGCGAAGCTGAAGCCGCCCACCGTTCCACCATCGCCTTTCTTGAAAAGACGCCGAAGGTGGACCGCCGCGTGATTCTGGTCTGCAAAAACAACCTGAGAGATTGCCTCTTCGCCCAGAAGAAATTCCCGGAGGCTGAGAAGGTACAGCGTGAGGTCTACACCGAACGGCAGACCGCCCTCGGCAAAGAACATCGCGACACCTTGGTGTCCGGGTACAACCTTGCCAATTGCCTCTACCAACTGCGCCGCCGGGATGATGCACGCGCCATCACCCGGGACATTACTCCCATCGCGAAACGCACCCTCGGCGCCACGCACAACTACACGATTCTGATCGAGAAGCTCGATGCGAAACTTTAAGCCCCGCTTTAGCGCGCGCTTTAGTCCGTCGACAGGCTTGCAACAACACTGGCACAGGCCACCGCACGTGCTACAAAAGAGACTCCCCATGGCCCGGCGTACCCACCCGCACCTGACCTTGCCCCTGCTGAGCAGCACGCTGTTGCTGCTTCTGCTGCTCGCGGTGGTGGGTCCAGTCGCGGCGCAGCAACAGGGCAAAGCTGCCCCCGCGGAGAAGAAGCCGGATGACTCCCTGCTGAAGCGTCGCGAGCAGGCCGTGTCCCTGGCGCAAGCGGGCAAGCTGAAGGAGGCCGAGCAGGAGTTCTGCGCCATCATCCTCGATGCTGAAAAATCCCTCGGTTCCGAACACAGCTTCACCCTGCGGAACTGGACTGGCGTGGCCAATGTCCTGAGCATGGCCGGCCGACCCAAGGACGCAGAAGAAGTGCTGCGTACCGTGTTGAAGAGCCAGACCAAGAACCTCCCTGCCGAGCACGAGGACATCCTGCGTACACGGCACAACATCGCCAATACCCTGATGGCGCTCGGCAGAGCCACCGAGGCTGAGCAGGAACTGCGGCTGGTGCTGCGCGTCCGCGAGAAAAATCTGGGCGCCGGGCACCCGGACACCCTGGCCACCCGTGGCAATCTGGCCACCTGCCTCTTCCGTCAGGAGCGCTTCGATGACGCCAAGGTGGAGTTGGAAGCAGCCCTGCGTGAATCCGACCGCGTGCTCGGGAGCGACCACCCGCAGACACTGGACATCTGCTACAACCTCGCCCTCTGCCTGCAGAGCCAGCGCAATTTTTCTGATGCCCGTATCTATGCGCGCCGCGCCGCCGAAACTGCCAAGGCGAACCTCGGCGAGTCGCACCCGCTCGCGCTCCGCTACGGCGCGCTCTGGACGGAACTGCAGGGAAGCTGACGACGATTATCCTGGGGGGCTTGCGTGCCCTGCCTGTCGACTCTGCACCGACTTCAGCAAGAGGTGACCGCCACCGGGCGTTCTTGGCATCCCTCTTTTTATCATGATCCGAAAATCACTCCT
Protein-coding regions in this window:
- a CDS encoding tetratricopeptide repeat protein translates to MTALSRFQRLFTIALLCLGHATLLPAQAQDTKAALVTQCGAVDKLLQQGKFAEAEKAYRALLPQVQKELPPESPLNLTIRNNLAVALSSQGKTSEAEAAHRSTIAFLEKTPKVDRRVILVCKNNLRDCLFAQKKFPEAEKVQREVYTERQTALGKEHRDTLVSGYNLANCLYQLRRRDDARAITRDITPIAKRTLGATHNYTILIEKLDAKL
- a CDS encoding tetratricopeptide repeat protein translates to MARRTHPHLTLPLLSSTLLLLLLLAVVGPVAAQQQGKAAPAEKKPDDSLLKRREQAVSLAQAGKLKEAEQEFCAIILDAEKSLGSEHSFTLRNWTGVANVLSMAGRPKDAEEVLRTVLKSQTKNLPAEHEDILRTRHNIANTLMALGRATEAEQELRLVLRVREKNLGAGHPDTLATRGNLATCLFRQERFDDAKVELEAALRESDRVLGSDHPQTLDICYNLALCLQSQRNFSDARIYARRAAETAKANLGESHPLALRYGALWTELQGS